The Paraburkholderia sabiae genome includes a region encoding these proteins:
- a CDS encoding ATP-binding protein, whose product MFASLLKFGTTVSHSNAASYSFGPFFLFPDKRQLVCHGKQIKLGGRALDILVALVRRAGTLIAARELLAEVWPDTVVVEGSLRFHLVALRKALAESDPGVTYVMNVPGRGYTFVATVASSDALQPGIGLKNAAPLPRDHFRFHRRGASIVGREREIDQIVRQLAEQRFVSIVGAGGMGKTTVANAAIDRLRDDFEGRVVSVDLSVVQDSDLVCSTLLAALCEGRESASSMSEVCASIGHTRTLVFLDCCEHLIDGVAKTVEVLYRNAAGIYILVTSREIVNVDGEFVFRLPPLDVPPPTEVLKARDALNYSAIRLFVERVVQAGCHFELTDDNAQAVSRLCRGLDGIALAIELAARQMPTFGLVGILELVDKKSRLMWHGRRTAVPRHQTLGATLDWSYGLLTGLEQVCLRRLAVFVGCFTLEAAVAVIGANDIERTDVMKAINQLSNKSLLDVRLYEGAVRYFLLDTTRSYARVKMEEAGEIDELSARHASWYAARWLDDDAAEEEEEATANRLAELGNLRAVLEWALIREQDLINGCKLVVSYAKLLLKKSMLGEARKWTEIALAKLGDDERGTLMELELTAAYGQALMFTSSDSEAVGRAYERGLSIAMSMGDAVRHDRLLCGLIMYLYRTSDFHGAFTFASEAAQWIAASGRDTSAVHSMLAVALHMKGDIAASARLWEPVILSGKASGMAAVEPAELGVNPYLRALSGKARNLWLTGDSDEAERVADEAIECARSLRHSATRCVTLLWAGEVFAWQENWPRLREIADEYEAVVQVNGFTPYRFAVLGLRGQIAYADGRPGESISLLEGCIDGLVKCHYTMPASMFRNSLAIALCANGDARRAILVCDEAIRLIESNEDRLYLPTLLITKASAHRIEGEHDASAACLREAFFVARRQGASVYESQIRQLAS is encoded by the coding sequence TTGTTTGCCAGCTTATTGAAATTCGGAACGACGGTATCGCATTCAAACGCAGCGAGCTATTCGTTCGGGCCGTTCTTTCTGTTTCCGGATAAGCGGCAACTGGTGTGTCACGGCAAGCAGATCAAGCTGGGCGGAAGAGCGCTCGATATTCTGGTTGCACTCGTGCGTCGCGCCGGCACTTTGATCGCCGCGCGAGAACTTCTTGCAGAAGTTTGGCCCGATACCGTCGTCGTGGAAGGCAGTCTGCGCTTTCATCTCGTCGCGTTGCGCAAAGCACTCGCCGAAAGCGATCCCGGCGTGACGTATGTGATGAACGTGCCCGGTCGCGGCTATACGTTCGTCGCCACCGTCGCGTCGAGTGACGCGCTTCAGCCTGGCATCGGGCTCAAGAATGCAGCGCCGCTCCCGCGCGACCATTTTCGTTTCCATCGTCGCGGCGCATCTATTGTCGGCCGTGAGCGCGAGATCGATCAGATCGTCAGGCAACTCGCCGAGCAGCGCTTCGTCAGTATTGTCGGCGCAGGCGGAATGGGAAAGACGACGGTCGCGAATGCTGCGATCGATCGCTTGCGTGACGACTTCGAAGGCAGGGTCGTTTCGGTCGATCTGTCCGTGGTTCAGGATTCGGACCTGGTGTGTTCGACGTTGCTCGCAGCGCTGTGCGAAGGACGCGAGAGCGCATCGTCGATGAGCGAGGTGTGCGCGTCGATTGGACACACCCGCACGCTGGTCTTTCTCGACTGTTGCGAACATCTGATAGACGGCGTGGCGAAGACCGTCGAAGTACTCTATCGAAATGCGGCGGGTATCTACATCCTCGTTACGTCGCGAGAAATCGTGAATGTCGATGGCGAGTTCGTCTTCCGCCTTCCGCCTCTCGACGTGCCGCCGCCAACAGAAGTACTCAAGGCGCGCGATGCGCTGAACTATTCGGCAATACGTCTGTTCGTCGAGCGCGTCGTGCAGGCGGGTTGTCATTTCGAATTGACCGACGATAACGCCCAGGCGGTGAGCCGGCTGTGCCGTGGACTGGACGGCATTGCGCTGGCAATCGAACTCGCCGCGCGGCAAATGCCGACTTTCGGACTGGTCGGCATACTGGAACTCGTGGACAAGAAGAGCCGGCTAATGTGGCACGGTCGCCGTACGGCTGTGCCGAGACATCAGACATTGGGTGCAACGCTCGACTGGAGCTATGGTCTGTTGACCGGGCTCGAACAGGTTTGCCTGCGGCGGCTCGCCGTGTTCGTTGGTTGCTTTACGCTGGAAGCTGCTGTGGCCGTGATCGGCGCAAACGACATCGAACGCACCGACGTGATGAAGGCGATCAATCAGCTTTCGAACAAGTCGCTTCTGGATGTCCGGCTGTACGAAGGTGCAGTCCGGTATTTTCTGCTCGACACGACCCGTTCCTATGCACGCGTGAAAATGGAAGAGGCCGGCGAAATCGACGAACTGTCCGCGCGGCACGCATCGTGGTATGCGGCGAGGTGGCTCGATGACGACGCAGCGGAAGAAGAGGAAGAAGCAACGGCCAACCGCCTGGCCGAACTCGGCAATCTGCGCGCAGTGCTCGAATGGGCGCTCATACGCGAGCAGGATCTGATCAATGGCTGCAAGCTGGTCGTGTCGTATGCGAAATTGTTGCTGAAAAAGTCGATGCTCGGCGAGGCCAGAAAATGGACCGAGATCGCGTTGGCGAAACTCGGCGATGACGAGCGCGGCACGCTGATGGAACTGGAACTCACGGCTGCTTATGGGCAGGCCTTGATGTTCACGAGCAGCGACAGCGAAGCAGTCGGCCGTGCATATGAGCGCGGGCTTTCCATTGCGATGTCGATGGGCGATGCGGTTCGGCACGACCGGCTGCTGTGCGGCTTGATCATGTATCTGTATCGCACGAGCGATTTCCACGGCGCATTCACGTTCGCAAGCGAAGCCGCGCAATGGATCGCCGCGAGCGGCAGAGACACGTCAGCCGTTCATTCGATGCTCGCCGTCGCGTTGCATATGAAGGGCGACATCGCAGCGTCGGCGCGTCTTTGGGAGCCCGTCATTCTGTCGGGTAAGGCGAGCGGCATGGCAGCCGTCGAACCGGCGGAACTGGGCGTCAACCCGTATCTGCGTGCACTGAGCGGGAAGGCACGTAACCTGTGGTTGACAGGAGACTCTGACGAAGCCGAACGCGTCGCCGATGAAGCAATCGAATGCGCGCGGTCGTTGCGTCATTCCGCAACCCGATGCGTAACGCTGCTATGGGCCGGAGAAGTTTTCGCGTGGCAGGAGAACTGGCCGAGACTGCGCGAAATCGCCGACGAATACGAAGCGGTCGTCCAGGTGAATGGATTCACGCCCTATCGTTTCGCGGTGCTCGGGCTTCGCGGGCAGATCGCTTATGCCGACGGCAGGCCGGGGGAGAGCATTTCGCTGCTGGAAGGATGTATCGACGGTTTGGTGAAATGCCACTACACGATGCCGGCTTCGATGTTTCGCAACTCGTTGGCCATCGCACTGTGCGCGAATGGCGACGCCCGCCGCGCAATTCTGGTTTGCGACGAAGCGATCAGACTAATCGAGTCGAATGAAGACAGACTGTATTTGCCGACGCTGTTGATAACGAAAGCGAGTGCGCATCGTATCGAAGGTGAACACGATGCTAGCGCCGCGTGCTTGCGCGAAGCGTTTTTCGTTGCGCGACGACAAGGCGCGAGCGTCTATGAATCGCAGATCAGGCAGCTTGCGTCATAG
- a CDS encoding nuclear transport factor 2 family protein, which produces MIASFLLALNRADAGGMGALFREDALVNDQLRDFWGRPAIEAWIAREVIGDNLRIEVMQMFQHYRVTTVTGAITGTFDSTGLPDPLILNLHFSIFDGKIARLFILLDRQIDAFPDLRSRALKAI; this is translated from the coding sequence GTGATCGCTTCGTTCCTGCTGGCGCTCAACCGTGCCGATGCAGGCGGTATGGGAGCACTCTTCAGAGAGGATGCACTCGTCAACGATCAACTGCGCGACTTCTGGGGGCGCCCCGCCATTGAAGCATGGATCGCGAGAGAAGTGATCGGCGACAACCTGAGAATCGAAGTGATGCAGATGTTCCAGCACTATCGCGTGACGACAGTGACGGGTGCGATAACGGGGACATTCGATTCGACCGGATTACCCGATCCGCTCATTCTCAATCTGCACTTTTCTATTTTCGATGGAAAAATTGCGAGACTCTTCATTCTGCTCGATCGTCAGATCGACGCGTTCCCCGATCTACGCAGCCGTGCATTGAAAGCGATCTAG
- a CDS encoding LysR family transcriptional regulator: MDSTMRNHHSPRAEEVIDTLSAGFTTSYAAVMTFIAVAKEESFAKAGDRLGIGRSSVSRNIQKLEQQLGTKLFSRTTRSVGLTAEGEIFYESCKPGIDGILNAIERMRDLRGGPPRGLLRVSSTVGFGRKVIAPLLAKFRVLYPEVSIDLMLTDAHANFTSDGIDIAFRNGRVDDSQIIARRIIPMHMILCASPEYVLEKGLPAHVDDLAQHRAINFRFSSGRIYEWEFKVKGALVKHAPSAHLTFNDADLVLNAVLEGQGIAQVAGYQACDHIATGRLVSCMNQFAPDDRSHFLCYLSKQHMPSRMRLFIDFMLEQIRSLNLQCAVDTAVSSDASVG, translated from the coding sequence ATGGATTCGACAATGCGCAATCACCACAGCCCGCGAGCGGAAGAGGTTATAGATACGCTCTCGGCAGGATTCACGACCAGCTATGCGGCCGTGATGACTTTTATCGCCGTTGCAAAGGAAGAGAGCTTCGCCAAGGCAGGCGACCGGCTCGGCATCGGAAGATCGTCCGTCAGCCGGAACATCCAGAAACTGGAGCAGCAGCTTGGAACCAAGCTGTTCTCACGCACGACACGTAGCGTCGGTTTGACGGCCGAAGGGGAAATCTTCTACGAGTCGTGCAAGCCGGGCATCGACGGTATTCTCAACGCGATCGAACGCATGCGCGATCTGCGTGGCGGCCCGCCGCGCGGACTCTTGCGCGTCAGTTCAACGGTCGGCTTCGGCAGAAAGGTCATCGCGCCGCTGTTGGCGAAGTTCCGTGTGCTTTATCCCGAGGTATCGATCGATCTGATGCTGACCGACGCGCACGCCAACTTCACGAGCGACGGCATCGATATCGCATTCAGAAATGGACGCGTGGACGATAGCCAGATCATTGCACGGCGCATCATTCCGATGCATATGATTCTCTGCGCTTCGCCGGAGTATGTTCTAGAGAAAGGATTGCCTGCGCACGTCGATGATCTCGCGCAGCACCGTGCGATCAATTTCCGCTTCTCGTCGGGCAGAATCTACGAGTGGGAATTCAAGGTAAAAGGCGCGCTCGTCAAACACGCGCCATCCGCGCACCTGACTTTCAACGATGCGGATCTCGTGCTCAATGCCGTTCTCGAAGGACAAGGCATCGCGCAAGTGGCCGGCTATCAGGCCTGCGATCACATTGCGACAGGACGCCTCGTGTCCTGCATGAATCAGTTCGCGCCCGACGACCGGAGCCACTTTCTGTGCTATCTCAGCAAACAGCACATGCCGTCACGCATGCGGCTCTTCATCGACTTCATGCTCGAACAGATACGATCGCTCAATCTTCAGTGTGCGGTCGATACGGCCGTGTCGAGCGATGCGTCTGTCGGGTGA
- a CDS encoding TetR/AcrR family transcriptional regulator — MMNSRKWDTPQPRKLPRQTRASNTIEAVLEAAVQILIAEGTRGLTTTRVAKRSGFAVGTLYQYFANKDELIDMLVHRHLNHVVACAQIACSDQNGANLGDMITAVADAFFAANIEKARDVRAIHLAWMRIERSELFCEAFARLRDTTTSMFASSPQLDSVHIDTIAHKLVSMLIGTIRAIFEQGMDEALTTGTREQIVNVHCLYHPTDASLDTAVSTAH; from the coding sequence ATGATGAATTCAAGGAAGTGGGATACGCCACAGCCTCGCAAATTACCGCGCCAGACGCGCGCGTCAAACACCATCGAGGCCGTACTCGAGGCGGCAGTACAGATACTGATTGCCGAGGGGACGCGAGGACTGACGACAACCCGTGTTGCGAAGCGATCGGGCTTTGCAGTGGGAACGCTATACCAGTACTTCGCGAATAAAGATGAACTGATCGACATGCTGGTGCATCGTCATCTCAACCATGTCGTGGCGTGCGCGCAGATTGCATGCAGCGATCAGAACGGCGCGAATCTGGGAGACATGATCACTGCTGTCGCCGATGCGTTCTTTGCTGCAAACATCGAAAAAGCGCGCGATGTGCGGGCGATTCATCTGGCGTGGATGCGGATCGAAAGATCAGAACTGTTTTGCGAAGCGTTTGCGAGACTTCGTGACACGACGACTTCGATGTTCGCCAGTTCGCCGCAATTGGATTCCGTCCACATCGATACGATTGCCCATAAACTGGTCTCCATGCTGATCGGTACGATACGTGCGATATTCGAGCAGGGCATGGATGAAGCGCTGACGACGGGCACGCGCGAGCAGATCGTTAATGTTCATTGCCTGTATCACCCGACAGACGCATCGCTCGACACGGCCGTATCGACCGCACACTGA
- the pdxR gene encoding MocR-like pyridoxine biosynthesis transcription factor PdxR has protein sequence MGSPDPAKGLQRWLYEALRLAIVSGRLPGGSTLPGTRTLARQYSLARGTVAAAYEQLLAEGYLVTRVGSGTRVSAVLPDQLHPAKAADASSVAIETAHTRESRAPWISRLKECDSPFPLADANALPQPFYPHRGDIRLFPVDLWRQLHVRQLRTSRLLTLNDTSPAGLLALRAAIAEHLAIARGVRASPEQIVVVGSVHQALDLCMRLLTGPGDTVWMEDPGYIGARQIMHASGVRVADIPVDHDGMRVLDGIREAPSAALIYVTPTRHAPLGVPLSAERRASLLNWAAASGAIIFEDDYDSEYCFRSRSLPALRSLPGAEAHVVLAGTFNKLMFPSLRLAYVVLPPQLVNPFVRAASVTVRSANGLTQAVLADFLSEGHFDRHVRRTRKIYASRAQAFERAAHAHWQGLIDVQPADAGLDVIGHLLPFDERTAIEKLKSARIDAAPLSRYTHRHTQKPALVLGFAPFNEEEIERAAQQLATALRKG, from the coding sequence TTGGGTTCGCCCGATCCGGCCAAGGGCTTGCAGCGTTGGCTGTACGAAGCACTGAGACTGGCCATCGTCAGCGGAAGGTTGCCTGGCGGCAGCACGCTGCCGGGAACGCGCACGCTTGCGCGGCAATACAGCCTCGCGAGAGGTACCGTTGCCGCTGCGTACGAACAACTGCTGGCGGAAGGCTATCTGGTGACACGCGTCGGAAGCGGTACGCGCGTGAGCGCCGTATTGCCCGATCAACTGCATCCCGCCAAAGCGGCGGACGCATCTTCGGTTGCTATCGAAACCGCGCACACGCGCGAATCGCGCGCGCCATGGATCAGCCGTCTCAAAGAGTGCGATTCGCCTTTTCCGCTTGCCGACGCGAATGCATTGCCGCAGCCGTTTTATCCGCATCGCGGCGACATTCGCCTCTTTCCCGTCGATTTGTGGCGTCAACTCCATGTGCGCCAATTGCGCACTTCGCGGCTGCTGACGCTCAACGACACGAGTCCTGCCGGATTGCTCGCACTACGAGCGGCCATTGCCGAGCATCTCGCCATCGCGCGCGGCGTGCGCGCTTCACCTGAGCAGATCGTCGTAGTCGGCAGCGTGCATCAGGCGCTCGATTTATGTATGCGTCTGCTAACGGGCCCTGGCGACACCGTGTGGATGGAAGACCCCGGCTACATCGGCGCGCGTCAGATCATGCACGCGAGCGGAGTTCGTGTCGCCGATATTCCCGTCGACCACGACGGCATGCGCGTACTCGACGGCATACGTGAAGCGCCATCCGCTGCGCTGATCTATGTCACGCCGACGCGTCACGCACCGCTTGGCGTGCCTCTGTCGGCTGAACGGCGAGCTTCATTGCTTAACTGGGCTGCCGCAAGCGGCGCGATTATTTTCGAGGACGACTACGACAGCGAATATTGCTTTCGTTCGAGATCGTTGCCGGCGTTGCGCAGTCTTCCCGGCGCCGAGGCACACGTCGTGCTCGCCGGCACATTCAACAAGCTGATGTTCCCTTCGTTACGGCTTGCGTATGTGGTACTGCCGCCGCAACTCGTCAACCCCTTCGTTCGCGCGGCGTCGGTCACGGTCCGCAGCGCAAATGGTCTGACGCAGGCCGTGCTCGCGGACTTCCTGAGCGAAGGACATTTCGATCGACACGTGCGCCGCACGCGCAAGATCTATGCGAGCCGCGCGCAAGCATTTGAACGCGCCGCACACGCTCACTGGCAAGGTTTGATCGACGTTCAACCGGCCGATGCCGGACTCGACGTGATCGGCCATCTGCTGCCGTTCGATGAACGCACGGCTATCGAGAAACTCAAATCAGCGCGAATCGACGCAGCGCCTTTGAGCCGATACACGCATCGCCACACACAAAAGCCAGCGCTCGTGCTGGGTTTTGCGCCCTTCAATGAAGAGGAAATCGAGCGGGCAGCACAACAGCTCGCCACCGCACTGCGCAAAGGCTAA
- a CDS encoding sigma factor-like helix-turn-helix DNA-binding protein: protein MTDASATPKELKERADEVSVAFLMLLERLPPEARAAFLLHELFGANYSEVAAAIGKSTTVCRQLVNQAKAQLHDECLRSAVRRSSSE from the coding sequence ATGACGGATGCGTCTGCGACGCCGAAGGAACTGAAAGAACGCGCCGACGAAGTATCGGTCGCGTTCCTCATGCTGCTCGAACGCTTGCCGCCCGAGGCGCGCGCGGCGTTCCTGCTGCATGAACTCTTCGGCGCAAACTATAGTGAAGTCGCTGCCGCAATCGGCAAATCGACAACCGTGTGCCGCCAACTCGTGAATCAGGCGAAAGCGCAACTGCATGATGAATGTCTGCGGAGTGCAGTTCGCCGATCCAGCTCCGAATAG
- a CDS encoding SDR family NAD(P)-dependent oxidoreductase codes for MFEGFENRSAVVTGASSGIGLATVQRLLENGARVLAMSRTMRELESLQATHGERLKWLKGDVTESADLAALAERARQFGAIDFLLPNAGIAQLGDGLESAAFERQWAVNGAGALNTLSVLRDQLAKPASVVFIGTFLSQVTFPGLAAYIASKTALKAHARTLAVELATDDVRINIVSPGPTATAIWSTLGLSQDQLSAVAGRVNQRLLSGRFLEPSAIADTIMFLLSPASRGIYGQDVIVDNGYTLQ; via the coding sequence ATGTTTGAAGGATTCGAGAATCGCTCTGCTGTCGTGACGGGTGCAAGTTCCGGCATTGGACTCGCGACTGTGCAACGCTTGCTGGAGAACGGCGCGCGCGTGCTGGCGATGAGCCGAACCATGCGCGAACTGGAGAGCTTGCAAGCAACGCATGGCGAGAGACTCAAATGGCTCAAGGGCGATGTGACTGAAAGCGCCGATCTCGCTGCGCTTGCGGAGCGCGCACGGCAATTCGGCGCTATCGATTTTCTGCTGCCGAATGCAGGCATTGCACAACTGGGCGATGGTCTTGAGTCCGCTGCGTTCGAACGTCAATGGGCGGTGAATGGAGCGGGCGCATTGAATACCTTGTCGGTGTTGCGGGATCAATTGGCAAAGCCTGCGTCGGTGGTTTTCATTGGAACATTCCTGTCGCAAGTGACGTTTCCGGGTCTTGCCGCGTATATCGCTTCGAAGACGGCACTCAAGGCGCACGCGCGAACGCTCGCAGTAGAACTCGCTACGGATGACGTCAGAATCAATATCGTCTCGCCGGGCCCGACCGCGACGGCTATCTGGTCGACCCTGGGTTTATCGCAAGATCAGTTGTCAGCCGTAGCCGGGCGCGTCAATCAGCGCCTGCTCTCCGGCCGCTTTCTCGAACCTTCGGCGATTGCGGACACGATCATGTTCCTGCTATCCCCTGCGTCGCGCGGCATCTATGGACAGGATGTGATCGTCGATAACGGATATACGCTGCAATAA
- a CDS encoding LysR family transcriptional regulator, with translation MSSERFSGLPAFVRAVEAGSFTAAARALGTTPSAVSRSVARLEKRLGVTLFQRSTRAFVLTLEGQRYYERVAPFIRGLEEADQVLAAPATAAGKLRVSMPGDLGRTLLEPITRDLMTRNPELALEVSVSDRHVDLIREGFDIAIRAGHVMDSGLYAQRMVSLPLVLVASPAYLRACGAPRTAAELAAHRHVRYRLDGRAIPIVFADGKTLSVEGMFDADSGDAMRVAAVSGLGIAQILRTTVQSDLNEGRLQIVLPEVPLQSVPVLALHAFGRNIPARARIFIDFIAEHLALSK, from the coding sequence ATGTCATCCGAAAGATTTAGCGGTTTGCCCGCATTCGTGCGGGCCGTCGAAGCCGGTTCGTTCACCGCCGCAGCGCGCGCGCTGGGCACGACGCCGTCTGCCGTGTCGAGAAGCGTCGCGCGCCTGGAAAAGCGGCTAGGCGTCACGCTGTTTCAGCGATCGACGCGAGCTTTCGTGCTCACGCTCGAAGGGCAAAGGTACTACGAACGCGTCGCGCCGTTCATACGCGGTCTCGAAGAAGCGGACCAGGTTCTCGCAGCCCCTGCAACCGCCGCCGGAAAATTGCGTGTGAGCATGCCCGGCGATCTGGGGCGTACGTTGCTGGAGCCCATTACGCGCGATTTGATGACGCGCAATCCGGAGCTGGCGCTCGAAGTCAGCGTGAGCGATCGTCACGTCGATCTCATTCGCGAGGGCTTCGATATCGCGATCAGAGCGGGGCACGTGATGGACAGCGGCTTATACGCGCAACGGATGGTCAGTCTGCCGCTGGTGCTGGTCGCTTCGCCCGCGTATCTGCGTGCATGCGGCGCGCCGCGCACAGCCGCCGAACTGGCAGCACATCGCCATGTGCGCTACAGGCTCGATGGACGTGCAATTCCCATTGTCTTCGCCGACGGCAAGACGCTGTCGGTCGAAGGCATGTTCGACGCCGATAGCGGCGACGCCATGCGAGTGGCTGCTGTGAGTGGACTCGGTATCGCACAGATTCTGCGAACCACGGTACAGAGCGATCTGAATGAGGGCCGATTGCAGATCGTACTGCCGGAGGTGCCGCTGCAGTCGGTTCCCGTCCTGGCGCTTCATGCATTCGGGCGCAACATACCTGCCCGCGCGAGGATCTTTATCGACTTCATCGCGGAACATCTCGCGCTTTCGAAATAG
- a CDS encoding SDR family NAD(P)-dependent oxidoreductase encodes MNRLANKVAVVTGGNSGIGLATARLFVAEGANVVIVGRRADAVNAAAAELGDRAIGLTGDMADSATHERVASLVAERFGGVDIYVANAGTNTIAPSDTVSIESYDEHFATNTKAVFFGVQKIAPHMREGGAILLTSSIASTRVFDGHAVYAGTKAAIEAFARSWAIEFKARRIRVNVISPGPVDTPILAKLGIESTDRPAFEAAIANSIPLGRLGQADELARAALFLVSDEGSFVNGVNLKVDGGMSLI; translated from the coding sequence TTGAATCGACTCGCAAACAAAGTGGCCGTCGTGACGGGCGGCAATAGTGGAATCGGCTTGGCAACGGCCAGGCTGTTCGTCGCCGAGGGCGCGAACGTGGTAATCGTCGGACGTCGGGCCGATGCCGTGAATGCAGCCGCAGCCGAACTCGGCGATCGCGCAATCGGTTTGACGGGCGACATGGCGGACTCCGCGACACATGAGCGCGTCGCATCGCTGGTTGCAGAGCGGTTCGGCGGCGTCGACATTTATGTCGCGAATGCAGGCACCAACACGATTGCGCCGTCCGACACGGTCAGCATCGAGTCATACGACGAGCATTTCGCCACGAATACCAAAGCGGTATTCTTCGGCGTTCAGAAGATTGCACCGCATATGCGCGAAGGTGGCGCAATACTCTTGACGAGTTCGATTGCCAGCACGCGCGTATTCGACGGCCACGCCGTTTATGCCGGCACGAAGGCCGCAATCGAAGCGTTCGCCCGCAGCTGGGCAATCGAGTTCAAGGCACGGCGCATTCGCGTCAACGTGATCAGTCCCGGTCCCGTCGACACACCGATTCTCGCCAAGCTCGGTATCGAATCCACCGACCGTCCTGCATTCGAGGCCGCGATCGCGAACAGCATTCCGCTTGGCCGCCTCGGTCAAGCGGACGAACTCGCGCGCGCCGCGCTTTTTCTCGTCAGCGACGAAGGCAGCTTCGTGAACGGTGTCAATCTGAAAGTGGACGGCGGCATGTCGCTGATATGA
- a CDS encoding YbhB/YbcL family Raf kinase inhibitor-like protein encodes MKANVLFRATLCASLLLSIVPAVAVAEPFAIKVDGLSRGQFVNEQVYGGFGCHGDNVSPHISWTHVPPGTKSIVVNIHDPDAPTGGLGWTHWEVVNIPATQSSLEKGASGNPNMLPAGALETLTDFGDSKYGGPCPPQGTAHRYIVTASALSVPSIDVKAASSPALVAYQMHGKVIAQAKYVAKYRRAAE; translated from the coding sequence ATGAAAGCCAACGTCCTTTTTCGCGCGACACTCTGCGCGTCGCTGTTGCTGTCGATCGTACCGGCTGTCGCCGTTGCCGAACCGTTTGCCATCAAGGTCGATGGCCTGAGTCGTGGGCAGTTCGTGAACGAACAGGTGTACGGCGGATTCGGTTGTCATGGCGACAATGTTTCGCCGCACATTTCGTGGACGCATGTTCCGCCGGGCACGAAGAGCATCGTCGTGAACATTCATGATCCCGATGCGCCGACGGGCGGTCTGGGCTGGACGCATTGGGAAGTCGTCAACATACCGGCGACGCAATCGTCGCTTGAAAAGGGCGCTTCCGGAAATCCGAACATGCTGCCCGCGGGCGCGCTCGAAACGTTGACGGATTTCGGCGACTCGAAATACGGCGGACCATGCCCGCCGCAAGGCACCGCGCATCGATACATCGTCACGGCGTCGGCGTTGTCCGTGCCGAGTATCGACGTGAAGGCGGCTTCGAGTCCGGCTCTCGTCGCTTACCAGATGCACGGCAAGGTCATTGCGCAGGCGAAGTACGTTGCGAAGTATCGCCGCGCCGCTGAGTGA